One genomic segment of Desulfocapsa sulfexigens DSM 10523 includes these proteins:
- a CDS encoding O-antigen ligase family protein: MSTSKQNRITNYQFLADRFTMRYLYVGVVLLVLSDWLYDLGLVDFPFSKSLRALLFAMLSIYLLRTGFQFRKFNFPFGHLLTFYAALNIIYSALSLNILDNLYYSIRIIFWLIATVVAYRLSLSGIFSKKKLQQMIISTILISAGFTIYFMTLPETEAGQNAGAYLLLWCLPLLFMTEKSRLKNFGFALAIFAILLTVKRGAMIALVLSLFAYGLTYIIIHGNIRKLIKLLKVLIILTIISSYALATNWDAIQTRFQDTSGSGRDRMYSMLISHWIHSEPSNIIFGFGIQSVQRYTGYIYYGEIMNKSGKYAHSDWIQLMHDFGLLGISFLIWLHIKMLILVLKSYKIRHPFTPSLVMGYVILFLVNIYSGHLMAPGAFYFGLLIAYSSAILRKTHEPTKSRPKYVGAT, from the coding sequence ATGTCCACATCCAAGCAAAACAGGATAACAAATTACCAATTTCTAGCGGATCGTTTCACTATGCGCTACCTTTATGTTGGAGTAGTGCTACTTGTTTTGTCGGACTGGCTTTATGATCTCGGCCTGGTTGATTTTCCTTTCAGTAAGAGCCTTCGTGCACTCCTGTTTGCCATGCTTTCTATCTATCTCCTACGCACAGGTTTCCAATTCCGAAAATTCAATTTCCCCTTTGGCCATCTTCTAACTTTCTATGCGGCACTAAATATCATTTACTCCGCACTTTCACTAAATATTCTAGATAATCTGTATTATTCCATAAGAATTATCTTTTGGTTGATTGCAACAGTGGTAGCTTATAGACTTTCTCTTTCAGGTATTTTCTCAAAAAAAAAATTGCAACAAATGATCATTTCAACAATTTTGATCAGTGCAGGCTTTACCATCTATTTTATGACATTACCCGAAACAGAAGCTGGACAAAATGCAGGCGCCTATCTTTTACTCTGGTGCCTTCCACTATTATTTATGACAGAAAAATCCCGATTGAAAAATTTTGGTTTTGCATTGGCCATCTTCGCAATTTTACTAACGGTTAAACGAGGAGCGATGATTGCCCTTGTCTTATCTCTTTTTGCTTACGGATTAACTTATATAATAATACATGGTAATATACGAAAACTCATCAAACTACTCAAAGTACTCATAATCCTGACAATCATCAGTTCGTATGCTCTAGCCACAAACTGGGATGCTATCCAAACGCGCTTCCAGGATACCAGTGGGTCGGGCAGAGACCGGATGTACTCAATGCTAATAAGCCATTGGATCCATAGCGAACCATCGAATATCATATTCGGCTTCGGTATTCAATCGGTACAAAGGTACACGGGATACATATACTACGGTGAGATCATGAATAAGAGCGGAAAATACGCTCACAGTGACTGGATTCAGCTGATGCACGATTTCGGTTTGCTGGGGATAAGTTTCTTAATATGGCTACATATCAAAATGTTAATACTTGTTTTGAAAAGCTATAAGATCCGTCATCCGTTTACACCATCTCTGGTTATGGGATATGTCATTTTGTTTTTAGTAAATATATACTCTGGACATCTAATGGCACCCGGGGCATTTTATTTTGGATTACTTATTGCTTACTCATCAGCAATATTAAGAAAAACACATGAACCTACAAAATCGCGCCCAAAATATGTTGGTGCGACATAG
- a CDS encoding CapA family protein, whose translation MTTILIGGDVCPVGSNEILFQTGDAQAILNDLLPVFRQADFTVLNLECPLIERESPIEKSGNCLGVSSDCSQGLVSIGINAVNLANNHILDHGEQGLRSTLSACKNAGINSFGAGVNQRDASQVFVHEINGQRFGFLGIAEHEFSIAEKNKGGANPIDIIEIVRVLRHTRNKHDFLTVLVHGGKEHYPYPTPRLQQLCRFLIEEGAGVVICQHSHCIGCYEYYQGALIVYGQGNLIFEPRPMSKPSVMQGILVKLCFAPDNTLHVEWIPFLQSCTIPGIRRMTPKQSDKCLNGFEQRSKEIISEETVHKKWLKTCLEEKYLHASRIRGHNRLLRILNKKLHFSDWFYRKKTKMLQQNTVTCEVHREALETLWRNENIDF comes from the coding sequence ATGACAACAATACTTATTGGTGGAGATGTCTGTCCTGTAGGATCTAACGAGATTTTGTTTCAAACAGGCGATGCCCAAGCAATCCTTAATGACCTCCTCCCTGTGTTCAGGCAAGCCGATTTTACGGTACTCAATCTTGAATGTCCGCTCATTGAAAGGGAAAGCCCAATTGAAAAAAGTGGGAATTGTCTGGGAGTATCTAGCGACTGTTCCCAAGGACTTGTTTCGATAGGGATTAATGCAGTCAACCTCGCCAACAACCACATTCTAGACCATGGCGAGCAAGGATTACGCAGTACTCTGTCTGCCTGTAAAAATGCAGGCATCAATTCCTTTGGTGCCGGTGTCAACCAGAGAGACGCCAGCCAAGTTTTTGTCCATGAAATTAATGGACAGCGTTTCGGTTTTTTGGGCATAGCTGAACATGAATTCAGTATCGCGGAAAAAAACAAGGGAGGAGCTAATCCTATTGACATAATTGAGATAGTGCGAGTTTTGCGTCACACCCGTAACAAACACGACTTTCTCACTGTATTAGTCCACGGTGGCAAAGAGCACTATCCATATCCTACTCCACGTCTTCAGCAGTTATGCCGATTTCTAATCGAGGAAGGTGCAGGTGTTGTTATTTGCCAGCACTCACATTGTATCGGCTGTTATGAATATTACCAAGGAGCCCTAATTGTTTACGGGCAAGGTAATCTTATTTTCGAACCGCGCCCCATGAGCAAACCATCTGTAATGCAGGGCATATTGGTTAAATTGTGTTTCGCACCTGACAACACTTTGCATGTAGAATGGATTCCTTTTTTACAATCATGTACAATACCTGGGATTAGGCGTATGACACCGAAACAATCCGATAAATGTCTTAACGGATTTGAGCAGCGCTCAAAGGAGATTATTAGCGAAGAAACAGTTCACAAGAAATGGCTAAAAACCTGTCTAGAAGAAAAATATTTACATGCAAGCCGAATTCGTGGTCACAACAGGTTACTACGAATACTGAATAAGAAATTACATTTTAGCGACTGGTTTTACAGAAAGAAAACAAAGATGCTTCAGCAAAATACAGTAACATGTGAAGTACACAGAGAAGCGCTTGAAACATTATGGCGTAATGAAAACATAGATTTTTAA
- a CDS encoding sulfotransferase family protein produces MGDVNTLLFIASDVRSGSTLLDQLLGAHKQIQSVGELHHLDSHIKRKGPGWSWGWKCSCGDNIDTCPFWFKIQTEIKQRGVLDWTEITTCSSKDPNVLKGVFLSILALTVPSHTIRRWLMGLLYNLEEELQTAIVRNEIVTCAFNVSGCHLVVDSSKNPNVLMGYTLLTPRPRLKVIHLIRDGRAVSFSKNRRHHSRTTYSLIGFMRGITSWLYKNSSILAVLKEIPAPQKLEIRYEDLCVAPRRELKKICVFLNIPYSDTMSQIDRIGRHNIGGSPSRFDISACDIRLDIRWSQNLRTLQKTIYALLVGWFGRQFGYPVWYSFTKDRFQADINKNNDSSNRK; encoded by the coding sequence ATGGGCGATGTAAATACACTCCTTTTCATAGCTTCTGATGTCCGCTCAGGTTCTACTTTACTAGATCAATTACTAGGAGCTCACAAACAGATCCAGAGTGTAGGGGAGCTTCATCACCTAGATTCGCATATAAAACGCAAAGGACCAGGTTGGTCCTGGGGATGGAAATGTTCTTGTGGCGATAATATCGACACTTGCCCCTTTTGGTTCAAAATTCAAACAGAAATAAAGCAACGAGGGGTACTGGATTGGACAGAAATCACAACGTGCAGTTCCAAAGACCCAAACGTCCTGAAAGGAGTTTTTCTATCAATCTTGGCATTAACTGTCCCTAGCCACACAATACGCCGCTGGCTCATGGGATTGCTCTATAATCTAGAAGAAGAGCTACAAACAGCAATAGTTAGAAATGAGATAGTGACTTGTGCATTTAATGTGTCTGGTTGCCACTTAGTTGTCGATTCATCTAAAAACCCAAATGTACTAATGGGCTATACATTATTAACTCCCCGTCCGCGACTAAAGGTTATCCATCTGATTCGCGATGGACGAGCAGTTAGCTTCTCAAAAAACCGTAGACACCACAGTCGTACTACATACAGTTTAATTGGTTTTATGCGTGGGATCACTTCTTGGCTCTATAAAAACTCTAGTATACTGGCTGTATTGAAGGAAATCCCTGCCCCCCAGAAGCTAGAAATACGCTACGAAGACCTTTGTGTTGCCCCTAGAAGGGAGTTAAAAAAAATCTGTGTTTTCCTTAACATACCATACAGTGATACGATGTCACAGATAGACCGAATAGGAAGGCATAACATAGGTGGGAGTCCGTCTCGATTTGACATATCGGCATGTGATATTCGACTAGACATAAGATGGAGTCAAAACTTGCGTACTTTGCAAAAAACAATATATGCATTATTAGTAGGATGGTTCGGACGTCAGTTTGGATACCCTGTCTGGTATAGCTTTACAAAAGACCGGTTTCAGGCAGATATCAACAAGAACAACGACAGCAGTAATAGGAAATAA
- a CDS encoding oligosaccharide flippase family protein, which produces MHTAYIKTLFKTQRGRLNNLSILLFSNIYMAGLGFVTTIKIANALGAAKFGELTYAIAVGTILAANIRFGMDRSLIRDLTHYPGRFNETLTVSLLIRGLLFCLCSITLLILVTLPDSILNISWGMFWICIATMLSPLQIANVFDVWECQGRHAIYSCAERTIYFILIWTVLFLEPARLNLELIGGALTIAVLFFLILQYHYAWKRLTPNLKGMSIKHTKKSIFALLSSNKWLWMASLATLALTALNSIALKHAAGFSDLGVYGASFQLLSIGTLLLKNIARIGRPILARQTTPGSISGRGIIHFLVIYLAFAILAVSIIALPAIVIPKKILLTFFIPEYANGYWVLRLFGICLLAYVFDILLGQFIILLRIDKVFFSARLAAGMVSLTACLILAPHFGATGAAIALLAGEVILATVYILKATKYIKKLPTTCL; this is translated from the coding sequence ATGCACACAGCTTATATAAAAACACTATTCAAAACACAACGCGGACGACTGAATAACCTAAGCATTTTATTGTTCTCTAATATTTACATGGCAGGACTGGGGTTTGTCACGACTATCAAAATAGCCAACGCACTAGGAGCAGCAAAGTTTGGTGAGCTTACATACGCAATAGCTGTTGGCACCATTCTAGCGGCCAATATCCGTTTTGGCATGGATCGTTCGCTAATTCGAGATCTCACTCATTACCCAGGGCGCTTCAATGAAACATTGACGGTTAGTTTGTTAATTCGCGGATTGCTGTTTTGCCTCTGTAGCATCACCTTGCTTATACTGGTCACTCTACCAGACTCCATTCTAAATATCTCTTGGGGGATGTTTTGGATTTGTATAGCAACAATGTTAAGCCCCTTACAAATAGCCAACGTTTTTGATGTCTGGGAATGTCAGGGGCGCCATGCTATATACTCATGTGCTGAAAGAACAATATACTTTATACTAATTTGGACTGTTTTGTTCTTGGAACCGGCACGTCTAAATCTCGAACTGATTGGTGGTGCCCTAACTATTGCTGTCTTATTTTTCCTCATTCTACAATATCACTATGCATGGAAACGGCTCACACCGAACCTGAAAGGCATGTCGATAAAACATACTAAAAAATCTATTTTTGCTTTATTAAGTAGTAATAAATGGTTGTGGATGGCTAGCCTAGCTACTCTTGCCTTGACCGCATTGAATAGCATAGCGTTAAAACATGCCGCAGGATTTTCTGACTTAGGTGTGTATGGCGCTTCCTTCCAGTTGCTTAGTATCGGTACGTTGCTCCTGAAAAATATTGCGCGAATAGGCAGACCAATTTTAGCACGACAAACCACTCCAGGCTCAATCTCTGGACGGGGTATCATCCATTTTTTAGTTATCTATCTTGCCTTTGCTATACTTGCTGTAAGTATAATTGCATTGCCCGCAATTGTTATTCCGAAAAAGATACTGCTTACATTTTTTATCCCTGAGTATGCGAACGGCTATTGGGTACTTAGATTATTTGGAATTTGTTTGCTAGCCTATGTCTTTGATATTCTTTTGGGACAATTCATAATTTTACTACGTATAGACAAAGTATTCTTTTCGGCTAGATTAGCAGCAGGTATGGTGTCGTTAACAGCTTGTTTAATCTTAGCACCACATTTTGGAGCAACTGGTGCGGCTATAGCTTTGTTAGCAGGCGAAGTTATCTTAGCAACAGTTTACATTCTAAAAGCAACAAAATACATAAAAAAATTACCAACCACATGTCTCTAA
- a CDS encoding RIFT barrel domain-containing protein, translated as MKKCIIILVSILFSCCIYTNNAAAIESIPITINYPEQSVKSWPIATGVPFPKKTLSDIKQLVLREENGTAVPCQIDVTATWLDGSIRWVLLNFHGFQSKQYHLTIDETFPTEQTINGISITEDNHGVTIDTGAGTFSINNDDALITNAVIQNKRILYQSGKGATVIDNQGNKAVFGGKSSELSTSFLVKGPMWTVIRKEGWYISENKSEKIARGIIWMHFYANSPYVKIVHQLVLTEDTNKVWFKNIQIHFSTMLQEQSTALFDISNHDTGQVIEIPVTENEQTSMAQTDFPHFMSKSSNFSLIHRKNTIDTTIQSGTACGDWCSLRSPQQSLTIVLQDLAEQFPKELTVSKSGITAALWSERGGKELDFRTETLVKDYWGKWTNYADIGESGVLTIPSNAQASAKTHTLWVLPHTANQTIKEIESIANTASRGVISLPGNKWLCDSGTMGPPMLPKDTQQFPVAEKFISDFFDKTVLVPQHLFPLTGYIAWGSNPATRYNKDPETNEYYATWWRISGLVDYHLRKNVWTLYARSGERKYFDYGTKFNRFAGDMNMHHWDYGPVGNYKDRSWKVKGGFAYGLLPNNLNLKGGEGVGSYPIYWRWVSGKPDGSGADISNYLLQFYLTGDWEMWELAKNFGEAVKKYSFLQTPESRRGAFVPLRYLTWLYSMNWDPELGKQLHSLAEDIIDLNSPNGVSLNMPPGPLYKISRNAIALLDYYRLTEAPLAREGFLKMIDYQYRFELGDYAKPIAYQNASGMYYTMAWRMTGEDKYLQLARRSMEASTSQYKEILKSSKGSPEYYGQSFNYHACLSLPIIMKGLKDYKGIVKQLPVLKKVFDSTSVSMAVFEKSPGQALNIEVLFNVAQEDHVTPILLGPDQKPVKNHHILKVEKRLAQRDVPGITPFYYHLEIPASNIAGTYRLGHDNRGDFTILNTNAKHIVLECPEGFWLEKDEPFFFFVDSKLTHINLFANKEVTITKSNQTPAVESTGKTYGDLSIPTNGTNGLWKIQSEDPAFVKFKDITPYIAFLSPDRYFFPTSPKLPNQYGTQNTSTSAQATQLKSNEGIQLTGDQTIRFPRGKSLSDGSYENFPGLKGTIEFYYKPDWSAVDLLIPGKRDLSIPLLSAGDIQIRYRYGQGHRFYAFLDFLCGTSKYAKRENKTKFGTHARLFPKQGQWIHIAVTWDATATTDTTKEHGAQKYSHAREIFHIFINGKKYKRIWSFPSKLHSRLGKQATNDFSLANIPEWIALGPGSGTYQVLRISDIVRYEDNFVPFVIPDKQDKSTKVLLQTNEILGALNRQGKKIPVKCKKF; from the coding sequence ATGAAAAAGTGTATCATCATCCTAGTCTCCATACTCTTCTCTTGTTGCATATATACAAACAACGCAGCAGCTATAGAATCAATCCCTATTACAATAAATTACCCAGAGCAGTCAGTAAAAAGCTGGCCAATCGCAACAGGAGTCCCATTCCCCAAAAAAACCCTTTCCGATATTAAACAGCTCGTCCTAAGAGAAGAAAATGGCACTGCGGTTCCGTGTCAAATAGATGTGACAGCTACATGGTTAGATGGGAGCATTAGATGGGTGCTTCTAAATTTCCACGGTTTTCAAAGCAAACAATACCATCTCACTATAGATGAAACCTTCCCGACTGAACAAACAATAAATGGTATATCCATTACTGAAGACAACCACGGCGTCACAATCGATACTGGAGCCGGTACATTTTCCATCAATAATGATGATGCCTTAATCACAAATGCAGTTATTCAAAACAAAAGAATCCTTTACCAGAGCGGAAAAGGTGCAACAGTAATAGACAATCAAGGTAACAAAGCTGTTTTTGGGGGAAAATCAAGTGAACTCAGTACCAGTTTCCTTGTAAAAGGGCCTATGTGGACAGTCATCCGCAAGGAAGGATGGTACATATCCGAAAACAAGTCTGAGAAGATTGCACGTGGTATTATCTGGATGCATTTCTATGCCAACAGCCCATATGTAAAAATAGTCCACCAACTTGTTTTAACAGAAGATACCAACAAGGTCTGGTTTAAGAATATCCAGATACATTTTTCAACCATGCTCCAAGAGCAGTCTACAGCCCTGTTTGACATTAGCAACCATGACACCGGGCAAGTTATAGAGATCCCTGTAACTGAAAATGAGCAGACATCAATGGCACAAACTGATTTCCCTCATTTCATGTCAAAATCATCAAACTTTTCTCTCATTCACAGAAAGAATACTATAGATACAACAATACAATCAGGAACAGCATGTGGAGACTGGTGCAGTCTTAGGTCGCCTCAACAATCGCTTACAATTGTACTCCAAGACCTTGCCGAACAATTTCCAAAGGAACTGACCGTGAGTAAATCAGGCATTACAGCGGCCCTCTGGTCTGAGAGGGGTGGAAAAGAACTTGATTTTCGGACAGAAACACTGGTCAAAGACTATTGGGGAAAATGGACAAATTATGCTGATATCGGAGAATCAGGGGTTCTCACCATACCAAGCAATGCCCAGGCATCTGCAAAAACCCATACACTCTGGGTTCTACCACATACGGCGAATCAAACAATTAAAGAAATTGAGTCAATAGCCAACACAGCAAGCAGAGGTGTTATCTCTCTTCCTGGTAACAAATGGCTTTGTGACTCTGGTACAATGGGGCCCCCAATGCTCCCAAAAGACACGCAACAGTTTCCCGTTGCAGAAAAGTTTATCTCTGATTTCTTTGACAAGACTGTATTGGTTCCACAACATCTTTTCCCATTAACCGGGTACATCGCATGGGGAAGCAATCCTGCAACCCGTTACAACAAAGATCCTGAAACAAATGAATACTATGCAACCTGGTGGCGCATTAGTGGCCTGGTCGATTATCATCTCCGTAAAAATGTCTGGACACTCTATGCACGATCGGGTGAGAGGAAATATTTCGACTACGGAACCAAATTCAATCGTTTTGCAGGTGACATGAATATGCACCACTGGGATTATGGACCAGTCGGTAATTATAAAGACAGATCATGGAAAGTCAAAGGTGGTTTTGCTTACGGACTCTTACCCAACAACTTAAACCTAAAAGGTGGAGAAGGTGTTGGCTCCTACCCCATCTACTGGAGGTGGGTGAGCGGCAAACCAGACGGATCAGGGGCAGATATATCTAACTATCTCTTACAGTTCTATCTCACTGGTGATTGGGAGATGTGGGAACTTGCAAAGAATTTCGGTGAGGCAGTAAAAAAATATTCATTCTTGCAAACCCCAGAATCTCGAAGAGGAGCATTTGTTCCCCTTCGTTACCTGACCTGGCTCTACTCAATGAATTGGGATCCAGAACTAGGTAAGCAGTTACATTCACTGGCAGAAGACATCATAGATCTAAACTCTCCAAACGGAGTGTCCCTTAACATGCCTCCAGGCCCCCTTTATAAAATCAGCAGAAATGCCATAGCACTTCTGGATTACTACCGCCTGACAGAAGCCCCTCTTGCACGCGAAGGGTTTTTAAAAATGATAGATTACCAATACCGCTTTGAATTAGGGGACTATGCAAAACCCATTGCATACCAAAATGCATCAGGAATGTACTATACAATGGCGTGGAGAATGACTGGAGAGGACAAATACCTCCAACTTGCTCGAAGATCTATGGAAGCATCAACAAGCCAATACAAAGAGATACTAAAGTCTTCAAAGGGCAGCCCAGAGTACTATGGTCAGAGCTTCAATTACCACGCCTGCCTCAGTCTCCCCATAATTATGAAAGGGCTTAAAGATTACAAAGGTATCGTCAAGCAACTCCCTGTTCTAAAAAAAGTCTTTGACTCTACTTCCGTATCAATGGCAGTGTTTGAGAAGTCTCCGGGACAAGCTCTAAATATTGAGGTACTCTTTAATGTCGCCCAGGAAGATCATGTAACCCCTATTCTGCTTGGACCGGACCAGAAACCAGTAAAAAATCACCATATCTTAAAAGTAGAAAAACGCTTAGCACAACGAGACGTACCGGGAATAACCCCATTTTACTACCACCTGGAAATTCCAGCATCAAATATCGCCGGTACGTACAGGCTCGGACATGACAACCGTGGCGATTTCACCATACTCAATACGAATGCAAAGCATATTGTGTTGGAATGTCCTGAAGGTTTTTGGCTTGAAAAAGATGAACCGTTTTTTTTCTTTGTAGACAGTAAGCTTACCCACATAAACCTCTTTGCGAATAAAGAAGTTACGATCACAAAAAGTAACCAAACACCAGCAGTTGAAAGCACAGGAAAAACATATGGCGATTTATCAATCCCAACAAATGGGACAAACGGACTCTGGAAAATTCAATCTGAGGATCCGGCATTTGTCAAATTCAAAGACATAACTCCTTATATCGCTTTCCTGTCTCCTGACAGATACTTTTTTCCTACATCTCCAAAGCTTCCAAATCAATATGGAACACAAAACACTTCAACATCTGCCCAAGCAACACAATTGAAAAGCAATGAGGGGATACAATTAACAGGCGATCAAACGATTAGATTTCCTCGAGGAAAGAGCCTTTCAGATGGGAGTTATGAAAACTTCCCCGGATTGAAAGGGACAATTGAATTTTATTACAAGCCTGACTGGTCAGCTGTTGATTTACTAATCCCAGGTAAACGAGATCTATCCATTCCGCTACTTTCAGCTGGGGATATCCAAATCAGGTATCGTTATGGGCAAGGACACCGATTCTATGCCTTTTTAGATTTCCTATGTGGTACCAGTAAATATGCAAAAAGAGAAAACAAAACAAAATTTGGAACTCATGCCAGACTTTTCCCCAAGCAAGGTCAATGGATTCACATCGCAGTTACTTGGGATGCAACAGCTACAACAGATACAACTAAGGAACATGGTGCTCAAAAGTACTCTCATGCAAGAGAAATTTTCCATATTTTCATAAATGGAAAAAAATACAAGAGAATATGGTCATTCCCAAGTAAACTACACTCAAGGCTTGGTAAGCAAGCTACAAACGATTTTAGTTTGGCAAACATCCCGGAATGGATAGCCCTTGGCCCCGGAAGTGGAACCTACCAAGTATTACGAATATCAGATATTGTTCGATATGAGGATAATTTTGTCCCATTTGTGATACCTGACAAACAAGACAAATCAACTAAAGTGCTATTACAAACAAACGAAATATTAGGTGCTTTAAACAGACAAGGGAAGAAAATTCCAGTAAAATGCAAAAAATTTTAA
- a CDS encoding O-antigen ligase family protein: protein MQHISYKLFVAILLFAPLAFGSVETWSIGLVEALIFLTTIIYCWEIRHKSQVPLKVPGAIPLFLLLLFMWVQLIPLPPSLVSFIAPGIYQAYAPILDLQENNQWIPLTVNQKSTLLEALRITSYAFFYILTVQLLSNSSLLKKTVKIIAGLATIIAFLAILQKFTSPDLIYWFRPVPERTQPFGPWINYNHYAGFMELLFPIVLALFFFYRPHKTTHRTFRHNIVSIFSTPGSNIHFFLGFGAVLILASIFLSLSRGGTISATLALLFFLLLASKKTKNTGLILPTVIIGGVLLAMTWFGWDSLFARFNSSTTETGTLVFGRWQIWQACAPLIKDNLLSGTGFGTFVHAYPQYNIQPDSRTVGHAHNDYIELLTDGGLIGFLLSAFFVFTILKHGFKGLTLRKDTYSIFLIIGSLSAILSILVHSIFDFNMHNGANGLYFFLLCGILISAGNTRIHFRNRPTLLQEAPSYWKLSFLVALPLLLLTLAFQGGIIKATQLHKEASKIYLNPRLSEKLLQKQLTTINNAISLDPLEGLYYSYRGTIFSYLQQNQPAFNNFLHASERDPLEGTYLQRIGLSLPLSSYNQASFLMEEGYKRSQNKEKMIFTLAEWYLQQEKTEQALGILRQGTERYPEVARNLPAFILAADLTREEIALFYPSTTAAWITLGEYFERAGDIEEAEYYRSRSLDFLEVEKHIKPQYFMQLFWFYKKQNRTADAVNILQLGIKWLPSYAPFHVTLANHYKEQKALLQAKQEYEQALILDPGNEKIKFQLQALE, encoded by the coding sequence ATGCAACACATCTCCTACAAGCTCTTTGTTGCAATCCTTCTATTCGCACCACTCGCCTTTGGCAGCGTTGAAACATGGTCAATAGGTCTTGTTGAAGCTCTGATCTTCCTGACAACAATCATCTACTGCTGGGAAATACGTCACAAGTCACAAGTGCCTTTAAAAGTTCCCGGTGCTATTCCTTTATTCCTCTTGTTGCTATTTATGTGGGTACAATTAATACCACTCCCCCCCTCACTTGTGAGCTTTATCGCACCCGGTATTTACCAGGCATACGCCCCCATACTCGATCTACAAGAGAATAATCAATGGATACCATTAACAGTCAACCAAAAATCCACTTTACTTGAAGCTCTCCGTATCACTTCCTATGCGTTCTTTTACATACTCACCGTACAACTTTTAAGTAATTCATCCCTTCTCAAAAAAACCGTCAAAATTATTGCAGGCCTTGCTACCATAATAGCCTTTTTAGCAATTCTTCAAAAATTCACATCACCCGATCTTATCTACTGGTTTCGCCCCGTTCCAGAAAGAACCCAGCCATTCGGCCCCTGGATCAATTATAACCACTACGCAGGATTCATGGAGCTGTTGTTTCCAATAGTTTTGGCCCTGTTTTTTTTCTATCGACCACACAAGACGACACACCGGACATTCCGACACAACATAGTTTCCATATTCTCAACGCCAGGATCAAATATTCATTTTTTCTTAGGTTTTGGCGCTGTTCTTATTCTTGCGTCTATTTTCCTCAGCCTCTCTCGCGGCGGTACTATCTCAGCCACACTGGCACTATTATTCTTTTTACTGCTTGCTAGTAAAAAGACAAAAAACACTGGGTTAATACTGCCCACCGTTATTATTGGAGGCGTATTACTGGCAATGACATGGTTTGGCTGGGATTCTTTATTCGCAAGGTTCAACTCCAGTACAACCGAAACAGGCACCCTGGTCTTTGGTCGATGGCAAATATGGCAAGCCTGCGCCCCACTCATCAAAGACAACCTTCTCAGTGGCACAGGATTTGGCACTTTCGTTCACGCCTACCCGCAATACAATATCCAACCCGACTCAAGGACAGTTGGCCATGCCCACAACGACTACATAGAGTTGCTCACCGATGGTGGACTTATCGGTTTTCTACTAAGCGCCTTTTTTGTCTTTACAATCTTAAAACATGGTTTCAAAGGTCTCACGCTCCGGAAAGACACCTATTCAATTTTTCTTATTATTGGTAGCCTCTCCGCTATTTTATCAATCCTTGTCCACAGCATATTTGATTTTAATATGCATAATGGAGCCAACGGGCTCTATTTCTTCCTGCTCTGTGGAATCCTGATATCAGCAGGAAACACCCGCATTCATTTTCGCAACAGACCAACCTTGTTACAAGAAGCGCCTTCATACTGGAAACTAAGCTTCCTGGTCGCCCTTCCATTACTCCTCCTGACTCTTGCCTTCCAGGGAGGAATAATCAAAGCAACACAACTGCACAAAGAGGCCTCAAAAATCTATCTCAACCCCAGGCTTTCCGAAAAGCTTCTCCAAAAACAATTAACGACAATAAACAATGCTATCTCCCTTGACCCGCTGGAAGGGCTCTACTATTCTTATAGAGGTACTATTTTTTCTTACCTTCAACAAAACCAGCCTGCATTCAACAACTTCCTTCATGCATCCGAAAGGGATCCTCTCGAAGGTACATATCTTCAAAGAATCGGACTCTCCCTTCCTCTGAGTAGCTATAACCAAGCATCATTTCTCATGGAGGAGGGTTACAAAAGAAGTCAGAACAAAGAGAAGATGATATTTACTCTGGCAGAATGGTATTTGCAGCAAGAAAAAACTGAACAGGCTCTTGGTATCTTAAGGCAAGGTACGGAAAGATATCCAGAAGTGGCCCGTAATCTCCCTGCTTTTATATTGGCTGCGGATCTAACACGAGAAGAAATCGCATTATTTTACCCTTCAACAACGGCTGCCTGGATAACACTTGGTGAATATTTTGAAAGAGCTGGGGACATTGAAGAGGCTGAATACTATCGAAGTCGCTCCTTAGATTTTCTCGAAGTAGAAAAACATATAAAGCCTCAATACTTCATGCAACTTTTCTGGTTTTATAAAAAACAGAATCGTACAGCCGATGCCGTGAATATCCTTCAACTCGGAATTAAATGGCTACCAAGCTACGCCCCCTTCCATGTCACTTTAGCGAACCACTACAAAGAGCAAAAAGCCCTATTACAAGCCAAACAGGAATACGAACAGGCCCTGATTCTCGACCCAGGTAATGAAAAGATCAAGTTCCAATTACAAGCTCTTGAGTAA